From Bradyrhizobium sp. AZCC 1610:
CGGGACCCGGATGGTTGAACGAACTTTAGGTTCGCATTCACAAGGGAGGGTCGACGAAGATGGCTAAGCGTATCACAGTCTGTGCCGGGATCGATACCGGCAAACGGAAGCTCGACGTGGCAATCGATGGCAACTGCGAGCAGTTGCAGGTCGAGAACACGGCGGAAGGTCACAAGGTGCTATTGGAGTGGCTGCGGCGCCACAAGGTCAAGCGCATTGGGATCGAGGCGAGCGGCGGCTATGAACAAGCGGTCGTCGTCGAGTTGCGACGCAAGCGGTTTGTCGTGGTGGTGTTTCAGCCGGCGCAGGTGCGTGCCTACGCCAAGTTCCACTTGCAGCGAGCCAAGAACGACAAGATCGATGCCGCGCTGATCGCGGCCTGCACTGCTGCGGTCAAGAAGATCCATCCCGCCCCCGATCCCCGGCTGCAGCCTTTTGCCGAACACCTGACGTTGATCGAGCAGATCGGCGAGGATATTAAACTGTACAAGAACCGGCTCGAGACCTGCCGAGATCCGCGTATCCAGAAGGTCTGGAAGGAAGAGATCGCCCGCCTGGCCAAGCGGGCGAGGGTCGAACTCAAGGCTCTGGTGGCCGCGATCCGCGAGCATCGCGACCTCGCCCAGCGGCTCGACCTGATCTACAGCGTCGGCGGCGCCGGGCTGCCGACCGCAGTCGCGATCCTGGTGCGCATGCCCGAGATCGGCCAGCTCAGCCGCGAGCAAGCCGCAGCCCTCGCCGGGCTCGCGCCCTATGACGATGACAGCGGCGAGCAAGTCGGCGCTCGTCACATCGACGGCGGGCGCAAGAGGCTGCGCCGGGCGCTCTATACCGCCGCGCTGCCGGCATCCTTTCGCTGGAACCCGCAGCTTATCGCTCTTTACAAGCGGCTGAAGGCCGCCGGAAAAGAACACAAGCGCTGCCTCATCGCCTGCGCCAGGAAGCTGCTCATCTTCGTCAACACCGTCGTGGCCCGCGGCACGCTGTGGCAAGATGAACCGCCTCCAACCGCCGTAATCGCCCGGACCGGATGAATTCGGTTTCTTGGTTCGACCGCAGCACCGTTTCTTCGTCCCGACCTGCCGCTCCGACGACGTCGCGCGCAGACGCCGTCAAGGATGGCCGTCGCTCTGCTCCCTCCACCGCCACGCTGTCGTCAGGCCACGCCTTGACGGCGGTGAGCACGGCGTCAGCCTCACCGGCGATCGGGTGAAGCTTTAATGGTTGCTACAATCGGAAGCCTACTTCTCTACCGTGAACGTCAAGCCCGCGTGATCCACCAGTCGCGTGATCAGCTTGTGCTGCATGGCGGCACCCGGCGTCCAGATGCCCGGCGCGCCGTCCGCAGCGTCTCGCAGCAGGCAGATCGCGCATTCCGCAATCATCTTCGCCGTCGAGCCGTAGGGATCGCAGTCGCCTTTCACGGACGCGCACACCTGGCGTCCATCAGGCGCTATCGCGACATAGAGCAAATCGTAAAGGCCATTTTCGCGCGCCTCCTTCGACGGCCCCTCGCCTGGCTTGGGGGCATTGGGGCCGGTCTTTTCGTTGTTCGCCGCCATCACAAGCTTGGCGTTCGCTTCTCCCTGCTCGCCGGGACCGGTCAATACCATCTCGTCGTAGATGAATTCGCGGCCGTACGGGAATCCCATAAGCATGTTGGAGCGATGAACGTTCCGCGTGTTGATCAGGGCCATCATGAAAGGCGCGGCCCAGGATTGAAGATCTTCTTCGTAAACCGGCTTGTTACCGCGCGGCTGTCGCGCGCCGCTAAATCCCGGTGTGAGCGCAAAGGGATCGTTCAAGATGGAGATGAGGCTGAGGTCCTTGGCGACAGCACCGAACGTCGCCTTGGCGCTTGCGGCAGTACCTCCGGAGAGCGTGCCGCGCATATCGCGCACCCGACCTTTGACGCGAGAGGCGGGCACACCTAACACCCGCTTGGCCTCCGTCTGGACGAAGAACGCGCCAAGTTCAAACGGCAGTGAGTCGAAGCCACATGAGAACATAATCCGCGCGCCGCTCGCTTTTGCCTGCGCCTCGTGTGCGTCGATCATTTGCCGCATCCAGATCGGCTCGCCGCAATAGTCGAGATAATCGGTGCCGGTCGCAGCGCAGATGGCGACTAGATCGCTTCCGTACAGCTGATATGGGCCAACACCCGCAATCACCGACTTCGTCTGCTCCACCATCGCCTTCAGCGACGCAACGTCACTTGAATCGGCCACGATCAACGGCGTATCGGCCGGCGCCCCGATCTCGTCACGGACGGAAGCAAGCTTGTCCTTGCTGCGGCCGGCCATCGCCCATTTCAGATTGGCGTCGCCCTTGTAATGTTCGGCGAGATACTCGGCGACGAGTTGGCCGGTGAAGCCGGTGGCGCCATAGACGACAATGTCGAATTTCGACGAGGGCATATTGAATTCCTTTTTCTCGTCATTGCGAGCGCAGCGACCTGTCCGCCATAGCTCGAAGAGCGAAGGCGGACAGGTCGCTCCGCTCGCAATGACGGTTTCCTCTCGCTTTCGCAAGCCTATTTCTTCGCGTACGACACGCCCATCCCGGCGCGGACATCTGCCTGGATTCCGTAGGGCGCGATCGGATAGCGCAGGCCGTTCTTCGCCAACTGCTTCATGCCGACAATGGCCTTGGCAAGGTGTTCAGGCTTGAGCGCCATCAGCATCTCTTCGTCGGGCACGCCGCCATAGCGCCGCTCGGCAAAGCACGGCAGCGACAAGCTCGGCTCGCCGGTCTTGAGCGCCCTGCCCCAGGAATCCGCACACGCAGTCTCGCCGACCACACCCCATTCGAATTTCTTGTAGCCGGTGTATTGCAGACCGTTGATGAGAATAATCATCTGGCCGGGCGTGGCGTAGACCAGACAAATATCCGGCGGATTGAGCCGGCCACTGGTGAGCGGGCTCACCGCCATCGCCTGGTACCGACCGTGAGGCACGACGTCGAGCGCCTCCTGACGCTTGCGCGCGTCCTCGGCCGTGCCGTGCCAGACGCCGACATAGTTTTCTCCGGCGAGAAACTTTTCGTCCTGCGGCGCCAGCCCGATCACGGCGCGGCACTGCGCGCCGACGAGATCGTCACCGGTGATGCCGACGGTCCAGCCGAGCCGTGAAGCCATGCTGACGATCTGGTCGGTGGT
This genomic window contains:
- a CDS encoding DUF169 domain-containing protein, giving the protein MQQQTPEAFDLAGMVADLNSLLRLKTTVIGIKMFARVEDMMAIPKIRRPSAVHTTDQIVSMASRLGWTVGITGDDLVGAQCRAVIGLAPQDEKFLAGENYVGVWHGTAEDARKRQEALDVVPHGRYQAMAVSPLTSGRLNPPDICLVYATPGQMIILINGLQYTGYKKFEWGVVGETACADSWGRALKTGEPSLSLPCFAERRYGGVPDEEMLMALKPEHLAKAIVGMKQLAKNGLRYPIAPYGIQADVRAGMGVSYAKK
- a CDS encoding saccharopine dehydrogenase family protein — its product is MPSSKFDIVVYGATGFTGQLVAEYLAEHYKGDANLKWAMAGRSKDKLASVRDEIGAPADTPLIVADSSDVASLKAMVEQTKSVIAGVGPYQLYGSDLVAICAATGTDYLDYCGEPIWMRQMIDAHEAQAKASGARIMFSCGFDSLPFELGAFFVQTEAKRVLGVPASRVKGRVRDMRGTLSGGTAASAKATFGAVAKDLSLISILNDPFALTPGFSGARQPRGNKPVYEEDLQSWAAPFMMALINTRNVHRSNMLMGFPYGREFIYDEMVLTGPGEQGEANAKLVMAANNEKTGPNAPKPGEGPSKEARENGLYDLLYVAIAPDGRQVCASVKGDCDPYGSTAKMIAECAICLLRDAADGAPGIWTPGAAMQHKLITRLVDHAGLTFTVEK
- a CDS encoding IS110 family transposase, coding for MAKRITVCAGIDTGKRKLDVAIDGNCEQLQVENTAEGHKVLLEWLRRHKVKRIGIEASGGYEQAVVVELRRKRFVVVVFQPAQVRAYAKFHLQRAKNDKIDAALIAACTAAVKKIHPAPDPRLQPFAEHLTLIEQIGEDIKLYKNRLETCRDPRIQKVWKEEIARLAKRARVELKALVAAIREHRDLAQRLDLIYSVGGAGLPTAVAILVRMPEIGQLSREQAAALAGLAPYDDDSGEQVGARHIDGGRKRLRRALYTAALPASFRWNPQLIALYKRLKAAGKEHKRCLIACARKLLIFVNTVVARGTLWQDEPPPTAVIARTG